Genomic segment of Candidatus Latescibacterota bacterium:
TTATCGACTTGTCCTCCGCCTTGCGGCCGACCGTCTCGATTGCGCCAGAGATGGAATCGACCAGAGAGAACTCTTTGGTCTCAATGTGTCCGCTCAGCCTCATCTGGGTAAGATTGAGCAGCTCTCGCACAAATGCTGTAAGTTTCTCGTTCCGCGTCACCGCTCTTTTCAGGAAATCGGACTGCTTTTCATTCAGTGGCCCCGATTTCTCGCTGGCGGCAACGAAGAGGCAGCTCTGGATCGCCGCCAGGTGTCCCTTGATATCGTGTGTGACGCGGGAGACATATTCGTCCTTTATCCGGTCCTTTTCCTTGAGTTGCTCGTTCGCCTCCCTGAGTGCCTGTTCTTTCTTCTGAAGTTCTATATAGAAAAGATTCTTCTGCATAAAATCGATCTGACGTGCAGCCGCTTCAGCGAAGAAGAACATCTCCTTCGGCGATTTGAGCTCAAGGATATCGATGTAGAGTACATCGATGTTTTCGCCCGTGTCGTTCACCCGCGCCCCGAATACAAGGTGAGGCCTCTGTGAATCGATGATAGTCAGTTCGACATTCCCACTGGAGGCGGGCCAGCTGCTAGCCATCACCGGTTTATCACCTGTCCTTACCGCATCGAGTACGCGCCGCGAAAGGGTCAGGTTCGTCTCTGTCTCATTCCCTCCAAAATGGCAGGCCAGGATATCAGGTATCTCGGGCATCGGTCGGGACTTTCCTGGCAAACGTACTATCGCGACAAGGGTATTGAGCACCTCGGAGAGACGCAGACAGGCTTCCGAGTAAAGCCCCGATGGACTACGCAGTTCGAGCAGGCCAACCGTGAATTGGTTGAGGTGCTGCATCAGATCGGGCGACAGGATCGCAACCTCGTCGTCCTTGAAAGAGACAATATCCTCATGCGCCTCCCCGTCCAGCATCGTCAGTGCCGAACGAACGGAAGTGCCGGACCTTAACTCCTGCTCCGCCGATTCGATCAGAGTCAGAAGGAAAGATCCGATGAATATCTTCTGGTTGGAAGAGACAGCCTGCGCCTTTACCTTCTTGTCGTCGATATATACACCGTTGTTGCTGTCCATGTCCTCGATGATCCAGCGACCGAATGGGTCCTGGAAGATCCTCGCGTGAAGCCTCGACACCATCTTATGATCCAGCACGACATCGCAGTTCTCCCCGCGACCTATCGTCATGCCTTTCGGTATGAGCGTAATCTTCCTCTGCTCTCCCTGTCCTGAAATACTGAGTTCTGTATTAGACATTTTTCTCACGCCCGGGATATCTGCCAAACCAGCTTCCAGCGAGAAGTGCCTGCAGCAGAAAGATAGAAAAATACTCCCCTCACGAAGAGGGAGAGGATACCTTAAATCCAGTAGAGAGGCAAGTACTTAAGTGATTAAATAGTTATTTGTGATCGGGCCGGGTGGGTTCATTTACGAATAATTGATATCCTGATCACCAACAGACCGGCAGGATGACTGTGAAAGTAGACCCTTTGCCTTCAATGCTTTTCACCGATATATCACCGCCATGCCTCTCCACGATCTGCTTTACTATCGAAAGGCCCAGCCCCGTTCCATCGCTGACTTTTTCCTTCGCGTTAGTGCCCCTGAAAAACTCGTCAAACACACGCTCGACTTCATCTTCGGGGATGCCTATACCTGTATCAGAAAAATCGAGCCTCACGCTGTCTTCCTGTACTATCACCTCCAGATGGACAGTCTTTCCCGCCGGTGTGTACTTTATCGCATTGAAGAGAAGGTTGACCATCATCTCTCTGATGGAGAACTCGTTCCCGGTCATATTCCGGACGGACGAATCGACATTGCGTGTCAGGGTGATCGACTTCTCCTCTGCTTTATGGCCGACTGTCTCAAATACAACGGCGATGGAATCGGGGAGAGAAAATTCGTTCCTGTCCATCTGCCCACACAGCTTCACCAGAGTCAGGTTGAGCAGTTCTCTCACAAATGCAGTTAGTTTTTCATTTCGTTTCACCGCTCTATTCAAAAAATCGGCCTGCTTTTCGGTCAGGGGTCCCGATTTCTCGCTGGAAGCCACAAAGAGGCAGCTCTGGATCGCAGCCAGGTGACCCTTGATGTCGTGGGTGACGCGGGATATATATTCATCCATTATCCGGTCATTTTCCTTCAGTTGTGCTTTGGACTCCCTGAGTTCCTGCCTTTTCTTATGCAGATCCTTACAAAAAAGCTTCTTTTGCGTATTATCGATCTGCCGCACCGCTGCTTCGATAAAACAGAACATCTCCTTCGGCGATTCAAGTTCCGTGATGTCCAGATAAAACAGATCGACATAGTCGTCCATCTCGTTCACCCGTGCCCCGAATACGAAATGGGGTCTCGGAACGTCGGCTGGCTCGGCATTCCCACCGGAGGAATGCGAACTACTCGTCATCACCAGTGTATCTTCTGTCCTCACCGCTTCGAGTACGCGCCGCGAAAGGGTCAGTTTCGTCTCAGTCTCGGTCCCACTCCAATAACATACGAGTATATCCGGCCTCTCAGGAATCGGCCTTGATCTGTCAGGCACCCGTACTATCGCGACAAAGGCATTTAACATCCCGGAAAGACGCAGACAGGCCTCGGTGTATAGCTCCGGGGGATTGCGTAATTCACGCAGGCCCACCGTAAATTCGTTCAGATGCTTCGCGAGATCCGGGGAAAGGATCGGAGTTTCCTTGTCCCCGAAAGAAACGAAATGCTCACCATCTCCTTCATCCTTTACCCTGATAGCCGCCCGAGCATACTTACTTGAAATCAGCGCCCGATCGACCGGCTCCCACAACGTCAGAAGAAAAGAGCCGATAGATATTTCCTGGTTGGATTTCACAACTTGCGATTTGACCTTCTGCTCATCGACGAACACTCCGTGCCTGCTGTTCATGTCCTTGATGATCCACCGGCCGAATGGATCTTGAAAGATCCTTGCGTGAAGCCTCGATATCATTTTGCCATTCAGCACAATGTCGCAGTTCTCACCACGACCAATAGTCATGCCTTCAGGTACAAGAGTAATCTCCCTCTGCTCATCTTCTCCCAAAATGACAAGTTCTATTTCGGACATTTTTTCACGCCCATAATGCCCACCGCCTGAGCTTCCCGCAAAAGAAGCCAGCGGCAGAAGATAGAATAGTGCTCCCCGTATGAAGCCCTGAAGAGTACCGCAAATCCAGCCCAAAGACAAGTGGTCAAGTGATTAAATCGAGCGTGACGCTCCCGAAGTCCATGATCTTTTCAACCGATTACCCGCACACGATCGCGCTGGACTGCTTTGATACTACCCTGCCTACCACTGCGACATGTGGACACTCTCCATCCTTCAACTCATCGATTATCTGCCCAGCAGCCGAAGGTGGCGCGGCCATGAGGATACCGCCGGATGTCTGCGCGTCGTACATCAGCATCTTCAGGTTGTAGTCGGCAGACTTGAAACTGCAGGAAGGTTCAGCGTATTCCTGGTTCCTGAAAGCAGCCCCCGGAATGCACCCGCTTTCGGTCAAACTGTACGCACCGTTCAACAGAGGGACACTCCCGCTTTCGATCTCCAGGGTCACGCCGCTTGCCCTTGCAAGCTGTGTCGCGTGTCCAAGCAGGCCGAATCCTGTTATGTCTGTCGCGCATCTTACATCATATTTCTGCATCATCTCTGCTGCCGCCCGGTTCAGTTGTTTCATATTCTCCAGCGCCGACCTGTAACTTCTCTCCTCATCGAGATTCAGCCTGTGGCCCGCGCATATCACGCCTGTACCGATCGGTTTCGTGAGTATCAGCACATCATCCTGTTTCGCCCGGTCGTTCGTGATCATTCGGTCCGGATGTACTTTCCCGGTGACGGAAAGTCCGTATTTTGGCGGCGAATCGCTCAAAGTATGGCCGCCGACAATGACAGCGCCTGCCTCGGTGACCTTGTCATGTCCGCCAAGCAGAATATTCCTGTAGACCTCCATCGGGATCTCGTTGTCGGGAAACATGATGATGTTCAGGGCTGTGAGCGGTTCACCACCCATGGCGTAGACATCGCTCAGCGCGTTTGCCGCGGCGATCTGTCCGAACTCATAGGCGTCCGAGCAGATCGGCGGAAAGAAATCAG
This window contains:
- a CDS encoding FHA domain-containing protein is translated as MSEIELVILGEDEQREITLVPEGMTIGRGENCDIVLNGKMISRLHARIFQDPFGRWIIKDMNSRHGVFVDEQKVKSQVVKSNQEISIGSFLLTLWEPVDRALISSKYARAAIRVKDEGDGEHFVSFGDKETPILSPDLAKHLNEFTVGLRELRNPPELYTEACLRLSGMLNAFVAIVRVPDRSRPIPERPDILVCYWSGTETETKLTLSRRVLEAVRTEDTLVMTSSSHSSGGNAEPADVPRPHFVFGARVNEMDDYVDLFYLDITELESPKEMFCFIEAAVRQIDNTQKKLFCKDLHKKRQELRESKAQLKENDRIMDEYISRVTHDIKGHLAAIQSCLFVASSEKSGPLTEKQADFLNRAVKRNEKLTAFVRELLNLTLVKLCGQMDRNEFSLPDSIAVVFETVGHKAEEKSITLTRNVDSSVRNMTGNEFSIREMMVNLLFNAIKYTPAGKTVHLEVIVQEDSVRLDFSDTGIGIPEDEVERVFDEFFRGTNAKEKVSDGTGLGLSIVKQIVERHGGDISVKSIEGKGSTFTVILPVCW
- a CDS encoding FHA domain-containing protein, with product MADIPGVRKMSNTELSISGQGEQRKITLIPKGMTIGRGENCDVVLDHKMVSRLHARIFQDPFGRWIIEDMDSNNGVYIDDKKVKAQAVSSNQKIFIGSFLLTLIESAEQELRSGTSVRSALTMLDGEAHEDIVSFKDDEVAILSPDLMQHLNQFTVGLLELRSPSGLYSEACLRLSEVLNTLVAIVRLPGKSRPMPEIPDILACHFGGNETETNLTLSRRVLDAVRTGDKPVMASSWPASSGNVELTIIDSQRPHLVFGARVNDTGENIDVLYIDILELKSPKEMFFFAEAAARQIDFMQKNLFYIELQKKEQALREANEQLKEKDRIKDEYVSRVTHDIKGHLAAIQSCLFVAASEKSGPLNEKQSDFLKRAVTRNEKLTAFVRELLNLTQMRLSGHIETKEFSLVDSISGAIETVGRKAEDKSITLTSRVAEVVGNMTGDEFSINEMITNLLFNAIKYTPEGKTVHLEAAVQDNRVRLDFTDTGIGIPEGEVEHVFDEFFRATNAKKSANEGTGLGLSIVKQIVERHGGNLSVKSREGEGSTFTVMMPVL
- the selD gene encoding selenide, water dikinase SelD, whose protein sequence is MSFDLLTTVEYGGCSAKLPARKLSRILDSLPRPEHPDLLVGIDTSDDAGVYRISADLALIQTTDFFPPICSDAYEFGQIAAANALSDVYAMGGEPLTALNIIMFPDNEIPMEVYRNILLGGHDKVTEAGAVIVGGHTLSDSPPKYGLSVTGKVHPDRMITNDRAKQDDVLILTKPIGTGVICAGHRLNLDEERSYRSALENMKQLNRAAAEMMQKYDVRCATDITGFGLLGHATQLARASGVTLEIESGSVPLLNGAYSLTESGCIPGAAFRNQEYAEPSCSFKSADYNLKMLMYDAQTSGGILMAAPPSAAGQIIDELKDGECPHVAVVGRVVSKQSSAIVCG